From Solibacillus isronensis, the proteins below share one genomic window:
- a CDS encoding glycine betaine uptake BCCT transporter, with product MKKVGIVFWSSFTLVMLAVLVGIIAPQTLENVTKNIQNLLTYNFGWYYLLVVAIIIAFCVFLILSPVGAIRLGKPTDRPDYSNASWFAMLFSAGMGIGLVFWGAAEPLSHFAISSPQAPEGSQQALKDSFRYTFFHWGISAWAIYGVVALALAYSNFRKGAPGLISSTLFPLFGEKTKGPIGYIIDIIAVFATVIGVATTLGLGAQQINGGLSYLFDLPINFTVQLIIIVIVTVLFIISASTGLDKGIQLLSNWNLYLAAVLLILTLFIGPTVAIMNDFTSGLGSYLQNFVQMSLRMEPGDAGSRDWINSWTIFYWAWWMSWSPFVGIFIARISKGRTIREFLMGVILAPTLVSIFWFATFGTTAIETYLTKDKGLVDLPTEQLLFGVFDQMPLGFILSIIALLLVAIFFITSADSATFVLGMQTTFGSMNPSFKIKLIWGILQAAIAASLLFSGGLTALQNAAIIVAFPFSFIILLMILSLYKSLMAERKKLGLYIRPKKQPPSNAHKKES from the coding sequence ATGAAAAAAGTAGGCATTGTTTTTTGGAGCTCGTTTACGTTAGTAATGCTGGCTGTTCTAGTCGGGATAATTGCTCCACAGACATTAGAAAATGTCACCAAGAACATTCAAAATTTACTTACTTATAATTTTGGCTGGTATTATTTATTAGTCGTTGCAATCATTATTGCGTTTTGTGTTTTCCTTATATTGAGTCCTGTTGGAGCCATACGTCTTGGTAAGCCGACTGACCGGCCGGACTACAGCAATGCATCATGGTTTGCGATGCTATTTAGTGCGGGAATGGGAATTGGTTTAGTGTTCTGGGGGGCAGCGGAACCATTATCACATTTTGCTATTAGTTCCCCACAGGCTCCTGAAGGTTCCCAGCAAGCATTGAAAGATTCATTTCGATACACGTTCTTCCATTGGGGAATTTCCGCTTGGGCCATTTATGGTGTAGTCGCATTGGCACTCGCCTACTCCAATTTCCGTAAAGGGGCACCCGGTTTAATAAGTTCCACACTTTTTCCTCTTTTCGGTGAAAAAACAAAGGGTCCTATTGGATATATAATTGATATTATCGCGGTCTTCGCTACAGTAATCGGTGTTGCCACAACACTCGGTTTAGGTGCACAGCAAATTAATGGCGGTCTTTCCTATTTATTTGACCTTCCAATCAACTTTACTGTTCAATTAATCATCATTGTTATCGTTACGGTATTGTTTATCATTTCCGCTTCAACCGGTCTTGATAAAGGAATTCAACTGTTAAGTAATTGGAACCTCTATTTGGCAGCTGTCTTATTAATATTGACTTTATTTATTGGTCCTACTGTTGCCATTATGAACGACTTTACTTCAGGACTCGGCAGTTATTTACAAAACTTCGTACAAATGAGTTTACGTATGGAACCGGGTGATGCGGGCAGCCGTGATTGGATTAACAGCTGGACGATTTTCTATTGGGCATGGTGGATGTCCTGGTCTCCATTTGTCGGCATTTTCATTGCGCGTATTTCAAAAGGACGAACAATCCGTGAATTTTTAATGGGTGTTATTTTAGCACCAACACTTGTTAGTATTTTCTGGTTTGCTACGTTTGGTACGACGGCGATTGAAACATATTTGACAAAAGATAAAGGGCTTGTTGATTTACCGACAGAGCAGCTTTTATTCGGTGTATTTGATCAGATGCCGCTAGGCTTTATTTTATCGATTATCGCGCTCTTACTAGTAGCGATATTCTTCATTACTTCAGCCGATTCTGCTACATTCGTATTAGGGATGCAAACAACATTTGGCTCGATGAACCCATCATTTAAAATAAAATTGATTTGGGGAATATTACAGGCTGCGATTGCAGCAAGTTTATTATTCTCCGGTGGTTTGACCGCACTGCAGAATGCCGCGATAATTGTCGCCTTCCCATTCTCGTTTATCATTTTGCTGATGATACTTTCGCTCTACAAATCATTAATGGCTGAGAGGAAGAAATTAGGTCTCTACATCCGACCGAAAAAACAGCCACCTTCGAATGCTCACAAGAAAGAGAGCTGA
- a CDS encoding cytochrome c oxidase assembly protein, whose product MNSQYLLHSHGHNAMNHSVPGINLQLVLGVVFIFLLVAYITAVLITNQRYKKWPIFRTICWTIGMVIALAAVVGPLANIAHSNFTAHMVSHLFLSMVAPIFLAIAKPITLLLRTANTTLARKLTSILKSRLLKFVSHPITAAVLNVGGLWLLYTTNLFVYMHENAFFALFVHLHFFIAGYVFTISIIYFDPVYHQYSYRFRAAVLIIAIAGHDILSKYMYANPPAGVSQQEAEMGSMVMYYVGDWIEVVIIIIFCWQWYKSAKPRRNVTVGFNREQVSMHGK is encoded by the coding sequence ATGAATAGCCAATACTTACTGCACAGTCATGGACATAATGCTATGAATCATTCAGTACCTGGTATAAACCTTCAATTAGTGCTTGGGGTCGTTTTCATATTTTTATTAGTAGCATATATAACCGCTGTCCTCATAACGAATCAGCGCTATAAAAAATGGCCCATTTTCCGTACAATTTGCTGGACAATTGGTATGGTTATTGCACTTGCTGCAGTTGTCGGTCCGTTGGCAAACATTGCCCATTCTAACTTTACAGCACATATGGTGAGCCACTTATTTTTAAGTATGGTCGCACCAATTTTTTTGGCAATTGCTAAGCCGATAACTTTGCTGCTCAGAACAGCAAATACAACATTAGCACGTAAGCTGACTTCCATTTTAAAAAGTCGCTTGCTAAAATTCGTTTCGCACCCGATCACTGCTGCAGTTTTAAATGTGGGGGGACTTTGGCTGTTATATACAACGAATCTATTTGTTTACATGCATGAAAATGCGTTTTTTGCTTTATTTGTACATTTGCATTTTTTTATTGCTGGCTATGTATTCACGATCTCCATTATTTATTTCGATCCGGTCTACCATCAATATTCCTACCGATTCCGGGCGGCAGTTTTAATCATTGCAATTGCCGGCCATGATATATTGTCGAAGTATATGTACGCGAATCCGCCTGCAGGAGTATCACAGCAAGAGGCGGAAATGGGAAGTATGGTCATGTACTATGTAGGAGACTGGATAGAAGTTGTGATCATTATTATTTTTTGCTGGCAATGGTACAAATCAGCAAAGCCGCGACGAAATGTTACAGTGGGGTTCAATAGGGAACAGGTTAGTATGCATGGAAAATAA
- a CDS encoding DUF2243 domain-containing protein: protein MRNNNDIEVSRRNMWSGILFGVGLIAFIDETVFHQLLRWHHFYDKSTTDIGLISDGIFHAFSWFATIAGLFLFADLRRRNGLIFQRWLGGVLLGVGVFQLYDGIIQHKWMRIHQIRYVDNVIVYDIVWNVGALIILLIGIYLIFRTSKNSTLKEKNANE from the coding sequence ATGAGAAATAACAACGACATAGAAGTTTCGCGCCGTAACATGTGGTCAGGAATCCTGTTTGGCGTCGGTTTGATTGCCTTTATTGATGAAACCGTTTTTCACCAGCTGTTAAGATGGCATCATTTTTACGACAAATCGACAACGGATATCGGGTTAATTTCCGATGGTATTTTTCATGCCTTCAGCTGGTTTGCTACGATAGCAGGGTTATTTTTATTTGCTGATCTGCGTCGGAGAAATGGTCTGATCTTTCAACGATGGCTTGGCGGAGTATTATTAGGGGTTGGTGTATTCCAATTGTATGACGGCATCATTCAACATAAATGGATGCGAATTCATCAAATTCGATACGTGGACAATGTCATTGTGTACGATATTGTGTGGAATGTCGGTGCTTTGATTATTTTACTAATCGGTATTTATCTAATATTCCGCACATCAAAAAACAGTACTTTAAAAGAGAAGAATGCAAATGAATAG